From the genome of Pristiophorus japonicus isolate sPriJap1 chromosome 18, sPriJap1.hap1, whole genome shotgun sequence:
gttcctgcaactatACTAACCTGCaccgtcaagatcacccatcacccctgtgctttctgacctacattggctctcagttaaacaatgcctagatttcaaaattctcatccttgtttacaaatcaccccATGGacttgtccctctctatctctgtaatctttttcagtctcacaatcccacaaaatgtctgtgctcctcaaattctgtcctcttgaacatccctcattataactgctcaaccatcggtggacttgccttcagctgcctgtgccctaagttctggaactccctccctaaacttttacgtctctctacccctctttcctcctttaagacgctcattaaaacctacctctttaaacaagctttcgatcatctgccttaatttcttctgtgctcggtgtcaaatttatctgtttttctgtaacactgctgtgaagtgccttgggatgttttactatgttaaaggcgctatataaataaaagttattattaacgtctacttggatgacgatacatcgcgaatcattattagataccctcgtgctcctgatgacgtgtatctccagaacctccccatccacttgcttctcttcaatgctatgtagtctctagtgatttctacttctagcattgaacatcgaccatgagcttagtggtagatttgagggccaggtcttcaagcactcttttcctcagacagccaaaggctgcactggcgcactggaggtgatgttgaatctccgcatcaatgtctgcctttgttgataagaggctcccgagatatgggaagtggtccacgttgtcgatggctgcgccgtgaatcttgatgattggagggcagtgctgtgcagcggtgacaggctggtggaggacctttgtcttatggatgttaagcgtaaggcccatgctttcatatgcctcagtgaatacattgactatatcctggagttcagcctctgaatgtgcgcagacgtagacgtcgtccgcatactgcagctcaacgacagaggttggggtgatcttgtacctggcctggaggcggcgtaggttaaacagcttcccactgatgataatgatgattgaACAGCCTTCACAAAATGCCCTGTttgcttgcagaagaaacactctgcgttcacatatgaacaactttgaacaatgtgtcgTCCCAGAAGTTGTGATGTCatgaagaatatatcacattggcgatgaagatagGACAATCGGATTCCCTaggtgaaatttttgttggtggatgttccgaccaaataacagagagactttgagagcttctttcttttgtagcacagctaaaaatccaaggtaaatgttgacattgccagactccagatggctgcgcctatgtagCACgatttcaatgcactgttaccttggccagttgctgaggccttgggacccaactgtCTCTTACTTTTAACCtacaattcacctcagttgtctgacgactggaaatggcacaaaattctcaagagtattggtcggccatatccatcgacatagctgtctgacaagctaaatcaaaagtcaagttaggggttgtcaaaaacttgcttcatttttcatcccacaaacaaaacattcacgcaatgctcgatcctgaaagtttctgaaatgacagtgaatggatagcttttttaaagctacaatgtactcactgacactctcgtcatgtaattgatctcatattccaaaacgataacgttCAGCAATTTCCAGCGGCTCAGGACGAAAGTCTCTTTGTCGCGATGGAAGTCACCCAGCGCCCGATTAATCccatattgtatttacatcagcagttgcattaccacagtagtccacttggtggagcaatagtccactaggtggagctctatattacaaataCTAcaaaccatctttcggatgagacgttaaaccgaggccccgcctgccctctcaggtggatgtaaaagatcccatggcactatttcgaagaagagtaggagatGTCCTTGCTAATATttactcctcaatcaacataacaaaaacagattatctggtcattatcacgttgctgatatgggagcttgctgtgcgcaaattggctgccacgtttcctacattacaacagtgactacactccaaaaatacttcattggctgtaaagcgctttggggcatcgggtggtcgtgaaagacgctatataaatgcaagtcattctttctttcttacaaCAGAGGAACAATTGTGACGCAAAGTGTCGTCAGCAGTAAGAATAGCGGCTGCAGCAATAACAGCATCAGCACTGAAGGCAATTTACACAAATATTCACCGAAGAATACTTTTAAAACAAGTTATTTCTTAATTACAAACCAATATTTAAAACTTTGAACTGATCAAGTTGTGGCTTAAATTGCTGAAGTTAAATGCCTCTCATCAAATGGCGACATTTACACATAGGCTACTCTTTCAAATAGTTTGCACCCAAATTTGAGCCTCCCACCAAATATTAATAACTTGCATATAGGCCACACAGCAAACTTTAACTGCTTATTTTGTGCTTAAAAACACAGCTTATATTTGAGTAATTGACCAGCCAGAAGGACTGTATGGGAGAGCCAGATGGATCAAAATAATCTTTCCTCGTTCTGTTTTTCCAATCCTGTACATCATTGTGTTGCCATGGTAACTGTTGTACTGAGTGGTGTTTTAAGTTCCACGGATTAAGCAGAGAGCATGGCAGTTGCTATGTTGTCTCAGCTGACACTGGCACACCGACACTCTGGGTCACAGAATGGCGAGCAGTCGGGTAATTCATACAAACTTAAAGGTCCAGAAATTGCCCCTCTACTTAAGgcttgttaccaccgcaaatcggcggccacattGCGGTGTGGAGTGGACgccaacttttcgtggaatggccgctgatagcgcaattgccctcccaaggttttccggcggtgccccgatacccctgctcctccccccaccgctccactgctATCGATCCGTGGTAAGCACGTCATCACCATGTGCACCACCGATGGCGACatttccctctgaaaatcttcggcccacccaaCCTGGTTTTTCCcggcggtccagtgaggctgtggccttctgcaatggcgatgcggcttcccttaaaggggagggcgcactactgctgctgccatgtttttttcggCCTCCTgacaggtcggcccaacaattatgccgggTCGcaaacaagcagcctggcacctcctcttgggtgcctggccgctggcccagctgaaaccctccctcctgGCCCAGtgtgccgaagttttaaaatcgcggaggccctcccctttaagtgaaggggagagccgtgatgatgcggcgccatgatgacatcatcgcggcggtcactccgcaccgcccccaacttccagcCCTCAGGTCTTGCCGCCGCTTCCAAAAAGAGTTTCCATTAAGAGAGACTTCCAGATCCAagtgaaaaaaaacaacaaagggcggaatgtcgctcaagaggtgacctgaaaCACAGCTGCGGTAAAGACCATTGAAACGAGGAGCGTGCGTTTCGGGCATGGGTCAATTTCTATCCCAAACACTCTTAATTCCTCATCTGAATTGTATGACAATAGGAgatgttgagaggggatttgacagATCATTACAAAATAAGGGGGAAAGTGAAAGGCCTCATTCTCGCATCCTACGGAGCGCTGGTTGTACGGTGACATTGGCAGAAGCCAGGGAGCAGAGTCCCAGGGAAGAATTAATCCAAAGTAGGGTGTCATCCTACAATCTATTTGGACTGAGCTCTGCTGTAATGCTGTAAATATATTGTGCCTGGTGAATTTGAAAACATGTTTAAAAGAAATTTACCCTTCCAGTGTATGGATAAGTTGCAGCAGAGTTGACACCGTTGTTTCTTAACACATATCTATAGGCTTGGTCCATCCATCCACCATTACATCCTTCATTATTATAATCTCTGCTACAGTCAACGAGATTCTGTTCGCTCAGATGAACCAGTTGTCCTTTAGTCTTATACCACTGTCCTTCAAGGGCACCATTCGCACTGAAAGCCCAGCACGAGCCACATTGTCCCTGGTAATTACAGAAATACAATCATTTTAAAAACATTCTGATGAATTGGGCTCGAAATTCAGCTCCGTAATGCCTGATTTTTCAGCGCTACGGGTGCCATTTTATGACAACAATAGCATCTGCGCCGCGCGTGCACACTTGTGGTGTGGGGCCGCTGGGCATCATTTTGGTTAGAGTGGTCGGGCGGCCGTTAGGTGCGCGCAGGAAGTATGTCGATTGGGCAAATTGTGACGTCactcagcgtgcaatgctgatttgacgccagcgctgccattttcggcGTCATCGCTGGAGCTAACGTcctgtgttaacctcgcacagctggacAGGCGCTCAGCAGCAGCAAGGACCCTCCCCACCAGCGATAGTTAAAGGAATCAGCAACCACTCTCAgtcagttgctgattaatttctactggcgcTGTTTAAGTCTGTATAAGTCTTTGGTGCGTTCAGAGTTGTTTAACGTTGATGAGGTGAGAGGAAGTGATGCAGCACGTGGAGAAAGCCTTTGTTCTGACTTCGagagttctggtcagaccacttgatcCCTGTCAAGGGTGATGTAGTTTCCATTCCCCTTGGTCTGCAGCATGaccgggagatggagcagaggcagcaacgaAGAGGACAAccagctcgcagagggaggaggaggagggtgagaaggGCTGTCAgcgggaggccttacccacctgggGTCTTCTGAGTGAAACCATTTTACCTCAGCCTGAACCAGGGGCAGGGTGTGAGGCAAATGCGctttatgaaggaggtgctcacagaactttgCCACCTCTTGCAGCAGGACCCGGAGCCTCACACCAGAGCAAGGACAGCGCTGctggtggctgtgaaggtgactgtggccctgaatttcttcacgtcgggatccttccaggctggagcaggcgacatctgtaatagctccaagttcacCCTCCACTGCTGCATGAGAGAGGTGACAGACGCGCTTCAtgccaggagagggggagagatgccttactgaccgggggcagatggatgggccgacccatccaaaattgcccccgggccggatgCAGCGGGAACGGGTTACCGCATCACCCGTTTTCCCGCCACTTCGGGCATGCGGCAATGCCTTACCGACTGGCGCCAACCCACTTTCCgatccccgcgggaaattgccccgctggAGCGCCgctgccgccggtcggtgccactcaCGGATTTTCCCAGCGGGGAGCTGTCTGTGGTTGGGTGGCACGtctgcctttaaaggggaggtttTGCTGCCGGTGACTCAATTTTATTGTTtattgttggctgactgccaggtcgggccgacaattatgcccacgggttcggccgggccatcaacaggcagcctggcacccactcttgggtgccaggtctctGGCCCAGACAAAaccctcccttgtggcccagtgtttgccactaaagtggctgcagagttcgcagcggcctatGCCTTTAACTGAACATCTGCGTCAGGCTGACGTCATTAGTGTGGCACTGATGAATTGGAATGACGGCCGTTCCGACCTGCCCGCAGTTCCACCCCACTGACGACCACAACACCGCACGAACCGGAAAAAAAAATAAAGTCCTGAATTTCACAGAACATCCTGCACCAACTGTTGCATCGGAGAACCTGGGCACCCACTCTCTTCCCTGTTGTGACAATTTTCTTTTCTCCTATTTTCAATATCTTTCTCAGCCAGTTCAATTAGATTCTGctggcagaatgcacctccccgttaagaggtgcagactaggtttaagtggtgctagcctcaGCTGAACTTGCCGCgccgcgcccaccccccccccccatccccactcagCAGTGTGTTCACCCTGGGTTGGACCCCACAATCAGGCAAATCAGCAGGCTGCACCAAGTTCGCGGCGTGCCTGCATTCCTTTGAACGGCACGGGCTGATCACGCCCGATCCCCGAGCCCGTTTTCAGACGCTAACAAATGTCTAGGCCAAAATCTTTATCCATCTCTTGTCAGGTGGAGTGCAGATTGACACTATCATCTTCTATAGTGAGGTTGATAGGAAACATATGGCTCAATGAGTGTCTGTGTGCCAGGTTTGGGAGGGCAGTGCTTGTACTCTTGTTTCTTAGAGCGGAGACATGGTTCACTGTAGAATGGTTTTAAACAGACAGATTTGGGCTGGAGCCAGGGGCACAGTAAGTTAGCACTCTGTTGGTGATCCAGGTTTAAATCCAACTTAGCCTGATAGGGGGCGAAATTCCGGAgcgtcccgtttgggggcagtaacctttgtGAGGCGGGTCTTCCTGCGCCCGGCACAGAAGCCCCTCCCACGAGCTAAATTGGGGTTACAGCCCCTGATAGGAAGTGGACCACAAGGGtgggcactccacttcctgtcagggccGGCTTAGGGGGGCTACCCGGGCGAAACATGGAGCGCTACGCGGACTCTGCGCTGATGCCTTCCAAGGGTTTTCAGCGGCCTACACTAGGCCAGCGGGTGAtgcggggtgccatggcagcagctgGGCACCGAAACGGAATTCCGGGCTGCACGATTGTGGCAACAACCCCGTGAAACTTGTCACTGAGGTCAGACTGGTAAGTCGGAGGCCAGCGCAAAATAGcaccgcgcacctcccctttaaatctcGCCCCATGAGTGGAGTACAGCCCAGTTCACGACCCGCAAGGCTGCCACTGACATTGcccgcggcagcctcacggggcgttGCACAATTTCTGCCGCACGGCGAAAACGGGCCGTCACTTCACGAAAAGGGGGGGCTGCGCACACCGGCGACATTATCGCTGGAGGTGCAGCAGCCCGGGGTGCTACCAGCGGGGCACACCACTATTGGTTTTGCTCCCCTGCTAACTCTCGCACAATTTAGCGGGAGCCGGTAATGAACGCACCCTCTGGACCCACCCCAGGCGAAAAGACTTTtgcgccccctggaggcgctaatgggaggtgcacagcaggggaatttctagccctatgggtTGATAATCTCACTTCAGGCTATAAGAGTCATGTGTAAACTTGGATAGTCTCAACCCATTTCTTAATAAGCATGGGACCAAGGTGCATAACTTCAACTTTTCTTCAGAACTTCACAATTAAAAATCGCTCGAAGGATTCCTTCTGATTTTTACCTGGTTCTTTACTGGAGTAACATAGCCTTTTGTGCGCCAGTCGACAATTGCATCCATTTCAACATCATTACTTTCATCATCTTCATTGTCTTCCTCAACTGCTACTTCAGTCGAGTTATCAGCTTCGGCTGGGAGGAATCCATTCATGAGTTTATTGAACTCTTCAGTGGTCTAGAAATTTAAGTTCATGGACGTTAATGAATGAAGTGATTGACTGTTAATGGAGCATGTGCAGGAGGCGGGTAGATAGCCTCCCAGGGTTACATTTTCATTCGTTCTCTGAATCTAGCGACAAAGGGAGGTGAGATTATCAAGCAGTGCTCACACTCCAtactcataaaaacatagaaaataggactagtagtaggccattcagcccttcgagtctgcaccgccattcaatatgatcatggctgatcctctatctcaacaccatattcctgctttttccctatatcccttgatgccttttgtttctagaaatttatccatctccctcttaaatatatttagtgattttgcctccatagccttctgtggtagagaattccacagcttcaccaccctttgagtgaaaaaatgtctcttcattcttggtcctaaatttcctacccagtaTCCTGAGACTCTGAtcccttattctagacttcccagccaggggagacatccttcccgcatccagtctatccaactcagtcagaattttatacgtttcaatgagatcccctctcattcttctaaactctagtgaatacaggcctagtcgacataatctctcctcatacgacagtcctgccatcccaggaatcagtctggtgaaccttcgctgcactccctctatggcaagttaggaaggcaaatggtatgttggccttcattgcaagaggatttgagtacaggagcaaggatgccttactccagttctacagggccttggtgtgcagtcttaggtaaggagatcaaaactgcacaccaaggccctgtagaactggagtaaggcatccttgctcctgtactcaaatcctcttgcaatgaaggccaacataccatttgccttcctaactgcttgctgcacctgcatgtttgctttcaatgactggtgtacaaggatacccaggtcccactgtacatcgacacttcccaagccatcaccatttaaataatactttgtccttatgttttttttaccaaaatggataacttcacatttatctacattatactgcatctgccatgtctttgcccactcactcaacctatctaaatcgctttgcagcatatttgcatcttcctcacaactcacaatcccacctagttttgtgtcgtcagcaaacttggaaatattacatttcgtTCTCTCATCCAaagcatttatatatattgtgaatagttggggcccaagcactgatccctgtggtaccccactagtcactgtccgccaccatgaaaaagaccagtttattcctactctctgtttcctgtcagttaaccaattttcaatccatgccaatacattactaaTGTCTAATCTTTGACTAAAATAAGGAACTGCAGGAAAACATGATTCAATATATTTCTTCACAGTCCAGTATAAAGTGGGGGTAACACAGCCTGAAGGCAATAAAGCATCTCTCTGATCTATGGTACAGTGATCAAAATGGCAACAGTTATTGTACATGCACCTTATTTGATGTGAAAACATTCGATAATCTTCCATGGTAATTATAATCTTAGAGGACTTTCACCAATGAGGCGAAAGGCTAAAAGCTACCATTCccccaggaggccatttggctcatcatgtcCATGAGGCGAAAGGCTGAAAGCTGCCATTCccccaggaggccatttggctcatcgtgtccatgAGGAGAAAGGCTAAAAGCTGCCATTCCTCATGGTGGCTGAGTTTATTGGTGCATAACTGAGCCGTACTGATCAGGAGGGTCTCAGGTTCCATCACCAGCCTGTGCATAATgaactgatctcagctggggctGCAGTTGGGTCTACAATTGGCCTTCGTGTCCTTGGACTTAGAGGAGAAAGTCAGGCAGGATTCCCATTTCTGATCACAAGTCAGTGCACTGGAGAGCAGCTGTTGCTCAAGGATCGGGTTGGGTTTTGATGCTGCCCTGGTCAAATACTCTGCCCACACTAACTGTTGAAGCTCACAAATCAGGACTGAGAAAACAGAGGCTGCTAATGGACCTATCTCCCATGAGTCATTGCCCTTGTTTCACACCAATTTTCCAGCGGTTAAATCAATATTAATGATAAAATATAATGACAATGAGTCTAAATTCCCATTGATCCCAATGTTGGGTTTTGGTCCATCACTGCAGGGAGGTTGGGGCCAAGGAGAGATTGATGCAGCTGGCGTGTTGAGCACTGTCAACACTATCCGATCATTTCTATGGTGGCAGTTAGCTTGGTGCAGGTGGGATCATCCCATTCTTTTTATTCGCACTGGCAATAACAAAAAGTACAGCAGATATATGGGCAGTGCCCCAGCCCATGGTCCTCGCTGTTTAACAAGAACAACAAGGATGTAATGAGATGTACAATGGAGAGGAGAATCTATTTTGACATAAACGGACATTGATAAAGGAAGTGGGAGTCTTTGTTAAAATGTGGTGCTGTGACATCACTAACCATATCACACCTCATTCAGTAATAGCACCTCAATAACTGTCATCTAATAGCCTCCCATATTACATATCTTGTACACACCAGATCTCCAAACTGGTTCATTCCCACAGTAAATGTGTGCTTTCCCATTGAGTGCTCCAGGTTATGCTGTTCAATGTATCTCATGCTGTCCTCCCAGACCAGTCTCCTGTAGGTCTCCTCTTCCTGAAAAAAGACATTTAGCCAGTCAAGCTCTAGTACCTTTCATCAGTTTAATTATACAATAGTTTTAAAATCCCTGTGCAAAAGCTGAAATAATATTTAGCATTCAGGTTTCTATCCATATCAATAGGGTGCACTCATTACCCTcccatacacacacaaatataaaCCAGATTGAGCCCTTACTCTTGGGTAATCAacactaaggggccaaaattgcaccCTGCTGGAAACGCGGCTCACCGACCGTGTTTGAACTTTTACACTGCCTCCGTGGGTGTGGTGGCCTCTTGTACTCTTAGGCTTTTTTTCCCGAGCGGACCGGAAGTCATAATGGGGGGCAGAAGTGAGGTGGAGAGCGTAAGTTCGCTGGAAGTGGGGACAAGCGGATTGTCCACCGCTGTCATTCATTGGcgtagtgctgatgacatcatcatgctggCTTGTCAGCACGCTtcccctcttcacttaaaggggagagctttaTTTtacttaggtccactgggccaccaaggaggattttggccgggccaacggcctggcacccaagagggggtgccatgtTGCCTGTTGGGGGCCCAACTGAACCCGGGGCCATTATTGTCAGGCCGACTTGGCAGTCGGCCGAAAAAGAAAAATAAGATGGTGGAAATGGCAGTGCGTCCTCTCCTTTAATGCCGGCCACACTGTCATTTTACACACATTTTGGCAGCAAGATTCTCTCTGCGGAATTTCGCCTTTGGGGGGGAACATTGTCGCTgcgcacttaggatggattggcagcagcggggcagaagtggggagagCGGATACTGCCGGGATACTGCAGTAGGAGAATTTTCAAAATGGGGGGGGTCAGTCAacgaaaaatcagcggccattccactccgcggcGTGGCCGCCGAATTCCAgcgataacaggccttaagggaagggacaattGTGTCTTTGAAAAGTACACGAGGAATAAACAACTGAGCAAGGTCATCATCTTTATTCCTGTACATAATATTTTGGAGGAGCAACATAGAAATTGGATAATAGGGGAAGGATTTAGGTTATGTGTTTCACGGATTATATTTTGTCACCTGTACTCCATTAGTAGGGGATATATGTTCTGATTACCGGGTGTGGTACCAATGTCAATGTATTTTAAATTAATGGACCTGAAGCATCCCAAGGGTTTTTTATGGTTTCTGCGGTAATTCAGCAGACCAGTTGAATCCTCAGTGATCTGAGTTACACCAAGTCTCTGCTGTTTCCCTGTCAGTTCTGCAAGTCTTCACCTGGAGTTACGGAGTCTGGGAGAACACGcagggaatttcagggccaatatattttCATTTACATTTCACAGCCATTCCATCCAACAGGGAACTCACCTCGCCCGCCTTAACTCCAAATGGGAATTCTCAAtcatttagcagaggggtcaactgccagggggcataaatttaaagtaattgattgaaggtttagaggagatttgaggggaaatgtcttcacgcagagggttatgggggtctggaactcactgcctcaaagggtggtagaggcagaaaccctcaccacatttaaaaagtacttggatgtgcacctgaagtgccacaacctgcagggttacggacctagaactggaaagtgggatgaggctggatagcctcttgttggccggtatggacacgatgggctgaaatggcctccttccgtattgtaaacttctataattctatgaagtgCATGGAATCCCTTCCCCCTTCTGGGTGAGCTGAATGTTTGGCGTAGGGTCTGAACGAGAACAAATTCCCATTTTTCCCTTTTACCTCCGTGTACTGCTTCTCATGCTGTGATTTCCAGTTCTTCCAATCTTCA
Proteins encoded in this window:
- the LOC139228706 gene encoding digestive cysteine proteinase 2-like isoform X2; this encodes MKFSLFLGCVVLSILAAASGHTFDSTLDEDWKNWKSQHEKQYTEEEETYRRLVWEDSMRYIEQHNLEHSMGKHTFTVGMNQFGDLTTEEFNKLMNGFLPAEADNSTEVAVEEDNEDDESNDVEMDAIVDWRTKGYVTPVKNQGQCGSCWAFSANGALEGQWYKTKGQLVHLSEQNLVDCSRDYNNEGCNGGWMDQAYRYVLRNNGVNSAATYPYTGRDESCKFQSNEFVATISGYRYIVRNEFDLKRAVETVGPIAVAIDAGQQSFQYYKTGVYYEQNCEKWRVNHAVLVVGYGTEGGLNYWIVKNSWGTGWGDQGYIKMAKDKENNCGIANYAIYPIV